In Saccharomonospora marina XMU15, one genomic interval encodes:
- a CDS encoding SAM-dependent methyltransferase: MSEPVPEGVDLDHPNPARIYDWLLGGTTNWAIDREFGAKVVETFPLVRTMARVGREFLGRGVRYLASQGVTQFLDLGSGVPTVGNVHEIADSVNPGSRCVYVDNEPVAVAHSRVLLERQGDPARHAVLHGDLRHADDIWERALATGVLDPGKPVGLIVVNVLYFFGDEDGPYDFVARYRDLLPTGSYLLSSHLTEDGVPSQGASERAQVRSQYQSSGSALHLRTREEFTRFFDGFDLVEPGVVWVPLWHPEVADSPASEEFADEPSASSAFAALGRKP; the protein is encoded by the coding sequence ATGTCGGAACCCGTTCCCGAGGGTGTGGACCTCGATCACCCGAATCCGGCGAGGATCTACGACTGGTTGCTCGGCGGTACGACGAACTGGGCCATCGACAGGGAGTTCGGCGCCAAGGTGGTGGAGACCTTTCCACTGGTGCGGACCATGGCCAGGGTCGGCAGGGAGTTCCTCGGCAGGGGGGTTCGCTACCTGGCCTCGCAGGGGGTCACGCAGTTTCTCGATCTGGGCTCGGGCGTGCCGACGGTCGGTAACGTCCACGAGATAGCGGACTCGGTGAATCCCGGCAGCCGTTGCGTGTACGTCGACAACGAGCCGGTCGCCGTCGCGCACTCGCGGGTGCTGCTGGAACGGCAGGGAGACCCGGCCAGGCATGCGGTGCTGCACGGCGACCTGCGGCACGCCGACGACATCTGGGAGCGAGCGCTCGCGACCGGTGTGCTCGACCCGGGCAAGCCGGTCGGGCTCATCGTGGTGAACGTGCTGTACTTCTTCGGCGACGAGGACGGCCCCTACGATTTCGTCGCGCGTTACCGCGACCTGCTGCCAACCGGTTCGTACCTGCTCAGCTCCCACCTGACCGAGGACGGGGTGCCCAGCCAGGGCGCGAGCGAGCGCGCGCAGGTGCGCAGCCAGTACCAGAGTTCGGGTTCTGCGCTGCACCTGCGCACGCGCGAGGAGTTCACCCGGTTCTTCGACGGGTTCGACCTGGTGGAGCCGGGCGTGGTGTGGGTTCCGCTGTGGCACCCGGAGGTTGCCGACTCGCCCGCGTCCGAGGAGTTCGCCGACGAGCCGTCGGCGAGTAGCGCGTTCGCGGCGCTGGGCCGCAAACCCTGA
- a CDS encoding 3-oxoacid CoA-transferase subunit B, with protein sequence MVTPLDRGRIAARVAKDLRPGWYVNLGVGIPLLLADTLARSQDFVLHSENGILGLGPEAAEAERDPDLVDAGGRFTTLTAGASMFDSATSFAMLRGGHIDAAVIGAYQVSQRGDLANWNVPGRKFGGIGGAADIGASVPNLFVTMTHTSRDGEPKIVRECTYPLTAVRAVTRVYTDLAVLTVTERGLRLDEAVEGMTPRDVQRVTGAPLYWDDTFRTLTV encoded by the coding sequence ATGGTCACCCCGCTTGATCGCGGCCGGATCGCGGCCAGGGTCGCCAAGGACCTGCGGCCCGGCTGGTACGTCAACCTCGGCGTGGGCATCCCGCTGCTGCTGGCCGACACGCTGGCCCGCTCGCAGGACTTCGTGCTGCACAGCGAGAACGGCATCCTCGGCCTCGGCCCCGAAGCGGCCGAGGCCGAGCGTGATCCGGATCTGGTCGACGCGGGCGGCCGGTTCACCACCCTGACGGCAGGGGCGAGCATGTTCGACTCCGCGACGTCGTTCGCCATGCTGCGCGGCGGCCACATCGACGCCGCTGTCATCGGTGCCTACCAGGTGTCGCAGCGCGGGGATCTGGCGAACTGGAACGTGCCGGGCCGCAAGTTCGGCGGCATCGGCGGTGCCGCCGACATCGGTGCTTCGGTGCCGAACCTGTTCGTGACCATGACACACACCTCCCGCGACGGCGAACCGAAGATCGTGCGGGAGTGCACCTACCCGCTCACGGCGGTGCGGGCGGTCACACGCGTCTACACCGACCTCGCGGTGCTGACCGTCACCGAGCGGGGGCTGCGGCTCGACGAGGCGGTCGAGGGCATGACGCCGCGGGACGTGCAGCGGGTGACCGGCGCGCCGCTGTACTGGGACGACACCTTCCGCACGTTGACGGTCTGA
- a CDS encoding CoA transferase subunit A, whose protein sequence is MRKPVLTAKEAVADVADGAVLLAGGFAGAGYPMLLFEALANKGVRGLTLVCLNGGQGEVGAARLVRDGAVDTLVCSYPLGPADHVVREAVESGRMRMELVPQGTLAEAIRAGGAGLGGALTRTGLGTRFAEGRDVVTVRGVDYLLEPAIRGDVAFVRAHEADPWGNLHYRHAQQNFNPFMATAAKVTIAHVDRVVDDGFEPASVHTPGVFVQRIVVEGGADGHPA, encoded by the coding sequence GTGAGGAAGCCGGTCCTGACGGCGAAGGAGGCGGTGGCCGACGTCGCCGACGGTGCCGTACTGCTCGCGGGTGGCTTCGCGGGCGCGGGGTACCCCATGCTGCTGTTCGAGGCGCTCGCCAACAAGGGCGTGCGCGGGCTGACGCTGGTGTGCCTCAACGGTGGGCAGGGCGAGGTGGGGGCGGCACGGCTGGTGCGCGACGGGGCCGTCGACACGCTGGTGTGCAGTTACCCGCTCGGCCCCGCCGACCACGTGGTGCGGGAGGCGGTGGAGTCGGGCCGGATGCGGATGGAGTTGGTTCCGCAGGGCACGCTGGCCGAGGCGATCAGGGCGGGCGGCGCGGGGCTCGGTGGTGCGTTGACCAGGACCGGGTTGGGTACGCGGTTCGCCGAGGGCAGGGACGTGGTGACGGTGCGCGGTGTCGACTACCTGCTTGAACCCGCCATTCGCGGCGATGTCGCCTTCGTCCGTGCTCACGAGGCCGATCCGTGGGGAAACCTGCACTACCGGCACGCGCAGCAGAACTTCAACCCGTTCATGGCGACCGCGGCCAAGGTGACGATCGCGCATGTCGATCGCGTCGTCGACGACGGCTTCGAGCCCGCATCGGTGCACACGCCGGGTGTTTTCGTGCAACGCATCGTCGTGGAGGGAGGCGCCGATGGTCACCCCGCTTGA
- a CDS encoding SDR family NAD(P)-dependent oxidoreductase, producing MEISLDGKVAVVTGAGPNIGSGIALALARYGAKVACNDIDADAANRSVERVERNGGTAIAIPGDVTDEEQVKSYLDTVVDTFGKIDILVNNAALLGGRGVLDESAEFFSRAVQVAAMGNFLNTKYVGRHMAERGIRGSIVAISSSNGWSGTAGVIAYAFHKGGVNNFVRAAAMDLAPYGIRVNGFTPTAPTPDNPDLIAEQGPGGVLDRPRVKGLGGPTGDEPWRRPTRWDGQRPPLVPMGTTGTPTDIGHCVAWLCSDYARLITGCDLVVDGGARAKNFAYSPAAPEHLAGPVPLIPLDVTGEMDRESR from the coding sequence GTGGAGATTTCCCTTGACGGCAAGGTCGCCGTGGTCACCGGAGCAGGCCCCAACATCGGCAGTGGCATCGCGCTGGCGCTGGCCAGGTACGGCGCCAAGGTGGCGTGCAACGACATCGACGCCGACGCCGCGAACAGGAGCGTCGAGCGGGTCGAGCGAAACGGCGGCACGGCGATCGCGATACCCGGTGACGTGACCGACGAGGAGCAGGTCAAGAGCTACCTCGACACCGTCGTCGACACCTTCGGCAAGATCGACATTCTGGTGAACAACGCGGCGCTGCTCGGCGGGCGTGGCGTGCTGGACGAGAGCGCTGAGTTCTTCTCGAGGGCCGTGCAGGTGGCCGCGATGGGCAACTTCCTCAACACCAAGTACGTCGGCAGGCACATGGCCGAGCGCGGCATCCGGGGCTCGATCGTGGCGATCTCGTCGTCCAACGGTTGGTCCGGCACCGCGGGGGTTATCGCGTACGCGTTCCACAAGGGTGGTGTCAACAACTTCGTGCGTGCCGCGGCGATGGACCTGGCGCCCTACGGGATTCGCGTGAACGGCTTCACGCCCACCGCGCCGACGCCTGACAACCCCGACCTGATCGCGGAGCAGGGGCCGGGTGGGGTGCTGGACCGGCCCCGCGTCAAGGGACTGGGCGGGCCGACCGGTGACGAGCCGTGGCGCAGGCCGACCCGTTGGGACGGGCAGCGACCGCCGCTGGTGCCGATGGGCACCACCGGCACACCGACCGACATCGGGCATTGCGTGGCGTGGCTGTGCTCGGACTACGCGCGGCTGATCACCGGCTGCGACCTGGTGGTCGACGGTGGCGCGCGGGCGAAGAACTTCGCCTACTCGCCTGCCGCGCCGGAGCACCTCGCGGGCCCGGTGCCGCTCATTCCGCTCGACGTCACCGGAGAGATGGACCGGGAGAGCCGGTGA
- a CDS encoding response regulator, whose product MRVSEKAATVLLVDDHAVVRRGLTAYLDMVDDITVVGEAKDGRDALRYLAESAVRPDVVLMDLLMPGIDGVEATSVIARDYPGVAVVVLTSFGEGERVRAALEAGASGYLLKDAEPEEVADAVRAAMRGETRLSGRVARCLTRELSAPGSGLAALTSREREILKLVAQGCSNREIAQRLTISERTARTHVSNVLAKLQLASRTQAALLAIREGLVPPPGTVE is encoded by the coding sequence ATGCGGGTGAGTGAGAAGGCCGCCACTGTGTTGCTCGTGGACGACCATGCCGTTGTCCGTCGAGGATTGACCGCCTACCTGGACATGGTGGACGACATCACCGTCGTGGGGGAGGCCAAGGACGGGCGCGACGCGCTGCGGTATCTGGCCGAGTCGGCTGTGCGTCCCGACGTCGTGCTCATGGACCTGCTGATGCCGGGTATCGACGGGGTGGAGGCCACCTCCGTGATCGCGCGTGACTACCCGGGTGTGGCCGTGGTCGTGCTGACCAGTTTCGGGGAAGGTGAGCGGGTGCGCGCCGCGCTGGAGGCCGGTGCGAGCGGTTACCTGCTCAAGGATGCCGAGCCGGAGGAGGTGGCCGATGCCGTGCGCGCAGCCATGCGCGGCGAGACCAGGCTGTCCGGCAGGGTGGCCCGGTGCCTGACCCGTGAGCTGTCCGCACCCGGTTCCGGGTTGGCCGCGCTCACCTCGCGGGAGCGGGAGATCCTGAAACTCGTCGCGCAGGGCTGCTCCAACCGCGAGATCGCGCAGCGGCTCACGATCAGCGAGCGCACCGCGCGCACCCACGTCAGCAACGTGCTGGCGAAGCTGCAGTTGGCCTCGCGTACGCAGGCGGCGTTGCTCGCGATCAGGGAAGGTCTGGTACCGCCGCCGGGAACCGTCGAATGA
- a CDS encoding IclR family transcriptional regulator gives MRESPLRRALRVFEAFTVDHLELNLTEIARRSGLPISTTHRLVGELVRWGALERGPGGYRIGLRLWETAALAPRALGLRDVAWPYLEDLYHAIGENVLLAVRDGMEIVFVERLSGPGAVPVLTTLGRRRSLHATSAGLALLAHAPTQVQETVLSSPLRRYTPRTVVDPVRLRHTLAEIRRAGYAVCDGHMTLDALSVAAPIVDSTGLVSSALSVVVSAGTDHRRLIPAVVTAARGVSRALGAPGARRHSRSGVAG, from the coding sequence ATGCGGGAATCGCCGCTTCGCCGCGCACTACGGGTGTTCGAGGCCTTCACGGTCGACCACCTGGAACTCAACCTGACCGAGATCGCCAGGCGCAGCGGGCTGCCCATCTCCACGACGCACCGGCTCGTGGGCGAGTTGGTGCGGTGGGGTGCGCTGGAGCGCGGGCCGGGCGGATACCGCATCGGGCTGCGGCTGTGGGAGACGGCGGCACTGGCGCCGAGGGCGCTCGGGCTGCGAGACGTGGCGTGGCCGTACCTGGAGGACCTCTACCACGCGATCGGTGAGAACGTACTGCTGGCCGTCCGGGACGGCATGGAGATCGTGTTCGTGGAGCGGTTGTCCGGCCCCGGCGCCGTTCCGGTGCTGACCACGCTCGGCAGGCGCAGGTCGCTGCACGCCACCAGCGCCGGGCTGGCGCTGCTCGCCCACGCGCCGACACAGGTGCAGGAGACCGTGCTGTCCTCGCCGCTTCGCCGGTACACGCCGAGGACGGTGGTCGACCCGGTGCGGCTGCGGCACACGCTGGCCGAGATCCGGCGTGCCGGGTACGCCGTCTGCGACGGGCACATGACGTTGGACGCGCTGTCGGTGGCCGCGCCGATCGTGGATTCGACCGGGTTGGTCAGCTCGGCGCTGTCGGTCGTGGTGAGCGCGGGCACCGACCATCGCCGTCTCATCCCCGCTGTCGTGACAGCCGCGCGCGGGGTTTCCCGTGCGCTCGGAGCACCAGGGGCTCGGCGGCACAGCCGTTCCGGCGTGGCCGGTTAG
- a CDS encoding UGSC family (seleno)protein has product MFDAMIDPTATPAERTEAMPLAARPRSLAGRTVGLLANTKTNAEAMLDAVGSLLSERHGAAAFVRRKKLSITDPVPADLLTELTEQCDVVVVGVGDCGSCSASAIADGLAVENAGIPAVVICTEAFVASADAMADLQGSPGYRYVRIPHPLALLDEAGVAERAEQVLDEIVDVLTADTATVAA; this is encoded by the coding sequence ATGTTCGACGCCATGATCGACCCGACCGCGACACCGGCCGAGCGCACGGAGGCTATGCCGCTGGCCGCCCGGCCGCGGAGCCTCGCGGGCCGCACCGTGGGGTTGCTCGCCAACACCAAGACCAACGCCGAGGCCATGCTCGACGCGGTCGGCTCGTTGCTGAGCGAGCGGCACGGTGCCGCGGCATTCGTTCGGCGTAAGAAGCTCAGCATCACCGATCCGGTGCCCGCCGACCTCCTCACCGAACTCACCGAGCAGTGCGACGTGGTGGTGGTCGGTGTCGGTGACTGCGGTTCCTGCAGCGCTTCCGCGATCGCCGACGGGCTCGCCGTCGAGAACGCCGGAATCCCCGCGGTGGTGATCTGCACGGAAGCCTTCGTCGCGAGCGCCGATGCGATGGCCGACCTGCAGGGCAGCCCCGGCTACCGGTACGTGCGCATCCCGCACCCGTTGGCGCTGCTCGACGAGGCGGGGGTCGCGGAGCGTGCCGAGCAGGTCCTCGACGAGATCGTCGACGTGTTGACCGCGGACACCGCCACGGTCGCCGCATGA
- a CDS encoding ABC transporter ATP-binding protein: MTTVEEPLLRARNIVQEFTVRGRGGVKGGVVHAVSDVSFDIHSGETLGVVGETGSGKSTLARSIIQAPRPKSGEVHFNGTDLMHAKRSGIAEARRQMQMVFQDPFGSLNPRWRVSDIVAEPLVGYGVGNGSERARRVRELLDLVGLNPDTYGKRRPHELSGGQCQRVAIARAIALDPALIVCDEAVSSLDVLIQAQVLNLFEQLRTELKLSYLFISHDLALVKQVSDRVAVMHLGQLCEIGPAETLYRAPLHPYTVALLASIPELDPSTARQRKALSIKGEPPSPISPPSGCRFRTRCPRAVQRCADEAPVLRELTPGHSVACHFPEQ; encoded by the coding sequence GTGACCACTGTGGAAGAACCGCTGCTTCGGGCGCGCAACATCGTGCAGGAGTTCACTGTGCGAGGCCGTGGCGGGGTGAAGGGCGGCGTGGTCCACGCCGTTTCCGACGTGTCGTTCGACATCCATTCCGGGGAAACGCTCGGGGTGGTCGGCGAGACCGGGTCGGGAAAGTCCACCCTGGCGCGCTCCATCATCCAGGCGCCACGGCCGAAGTCGGGCGAGGTGCACTTCAACGGCACCGATCTGATGCACGCCAAGCGCAGCGGCATCGCCGAGGCCCGGCGGCAGATGCAGATGGTGTTCCAGGACCCGTTCGGCTCGCTCAACCCGCGCTGGCGGGTGTCGGACATCGTCGCCGAGCCACTGGTGGGCTACGGCGTGGGAAACGGCAGCGAACGCGCCCGCCGCGTGCGTGAGCTGCTCGACCTGGTCGGCCTCAACCCGGACACCTACGGCAAGCGCAGGCCGCACGAGCTGTCCGGCGGCCAGTGCCAGCGGGTCGCGATCGCGAGGGCGATCGCGCTGGACCCGGCACTCATCGTGTGCGACGAGGCGGTGTCGTCACTGGATGTGCTCATCCAGGCACAGGTACTGAACCTGTTCGAGCAACTGCGTACCGAGCTCAAGCTGTCCTATCTGTTCATCTCTCACGACTTGGCGCTGGTGAAACAGGTCAGCGACCGGGTCGCGGTGATGCACCTCGGTCAGCTGTGCGAGATCGGTCCCGCCGAGACGCTGTACCGGGCGCCGCTGCACCCGTACACGGTGGCGTTGCTGGCTTCCATCCCCGAGCTCGACCCGAGCACGGCGCGGCAGCGCAAGGCGTTGAGTATCAAGGGCGAGCCGCCGTCACCGATCTCCCCGCCCAGCGGATGCCGCTTCCGCACCCGCTGCCCGCGCGCCGTGCAGCGGTGCGCGGACGAGGCTCCGGTGTTGCGCGAGCTGACCCCGGGGCACAGCGTGGCCTGCCACTTCCCGGAACAGTAG
- a CDS encoding ABC transporter ATP-binding protein produces MSIEEISDAATAAAPAYGGAEPLLEVEDLRVRFTGRGRRVNAVNGLSYRLHEGRMLAIIGESGSGKSVSSRALMGLLPPTARISGSARFRGMELLNLSEREMRRHRGADIAMVFQDPARSLNPTMRVGVQITEAVRAHSDMDKRAAYERAMELLQLVRLPAPQRRFHEYPHQLSGGMRQRVMIAIALAADPRLLIADEATTALDVTTQAQIMELLLELQERLGMAIIMISHDLGLAASYAHDVIVMYAGRAVEYAPATTLFSHVRMPYTKALLGAIPRLERQPHALLPVTPGQPPDLTALPPGCPFEPRCSRAQQDCGQEAPAFTEHEPGHWWACWHPCEDGETE; encoded by the coding sequence ATGAGTATCGAGGAGATCAGCGACGCCGCGACCGCGGCCGCACCCGCCTACGGTGGGGCGGAGCCGCTACTGGAAGTGGAGGACCTGCGGGTGCGGTTCACCGGCAGGGGCAGGCGGGTCAACGCGGTGAACGGCCTCAGCTACCGGCTGCACGAAGGAAGGATGCTCGCCATCATCGGTGAGTCGGGCTCCGGCAAGAGCGTCAGCTCACGTGCGTTGATGGGGCTGCTCCCGCCGACGGCTCGGATCAGCGGCTCGGCCCGCTTCCGGGGCATGGAGTTGCTGAACCTGTCGGAGCGGGAGATGCGCAGGCACCGCGGTGCCGACATCGCGATGGTGTTCCAGGACCCGGCCCGCTCGCTGAACCCGACGATGCGGGTCGGTGTGCAGATCACCGAGGCGGTGCGCGCGCACAGCGACATGGACAAGCGGGCAGCATACGAGCGGGCGATGGAACTGCTGCAGCTCGTGCGGCTGCCCGCGCCGCAGCGGCGCTTCCACGAGTACCCGCATCAGCTTTCCGGCGGTATGCGACAGCGCGTGATGATCGCTATCGCGCTGGCCGCGGACCCCAGACTGCTCATCGCGGACGAGGCGACCACCGCGCTGGACGTCACCACGCAGGCACAGATCATGGAGCTGCTGCTGGAACTGCAGGAGCGGCTGGGAATGGCGATCATCATGATCAGCCACGACCTGGGCCTTGCGGCCAGCTATGCGCACGACGTGATCGTGATGTACGCGGGAAGGGCAGTGGAGTACGCGCCTGCTACCACGCTGTTCTCGCATGTGCGCATGCCCTACACCAAGGCGCTGCTTGGTGCGATACCCAGGCTGGAACGGCAGCCGCACGCCCTGTTGCCGGTCACGCCGGGCCAACCGCCCGACCTGACCGCGCTTCCGCCCGGCTGCCCGTTCGAGCCTCGTTGCTCCAGGGCACAGCAAGACTGCGGGCAGGAGGCGCCCGCTTTCACCGAGCACGAGCCTGGCCACTGGTGGGCGTGTTGGCACCCTTGTGAGGACGGTGAAACCGAGTGA
- a CDS encoding ABC transporter permease produces the protein MAIVEASASSALLAETGQSRLRGWLRYLELAFPVGLLVVIIGGCFLWPVIGSVPDPVGGNVLESNLPAFSEGHLLGTDPNGNDVWSRILYGGRSSLVVGVAVNVLGLLVGGTLGAVSAHVGGVLDAIIMRVLDVLIAFPSLVLTLAVAQSLGPSQTNTIFALAFFSVPAFARVARAATLRLREQPFMTAARLSGTSGWRMLFRHIAPNIIPQLVTFAMLGMGIIIVIEGALSFLGLGIPPPAPSWGNMISQGQQALSATPMLVVWPSVVLFLTVLAFNLLGETLRARWSGR, from the coding sequence ATGGCAATAGTTGAGGCATCGGCTTCTTCCGCACTGCTCGCCGAGACCGGGCAGAGCCGGCTGCGAGGCTGGCTGCGTTACCTGGAACTCGCCTTTCCGGTCGGCCTGCTCGTCGTGATCATCGGCGGGTGCTTCCTGTGGCCGGTGATCGGGTCGGTTCCGGACCCGGTGGGCGGAAACGTGTTGGAGTCGAACCTGCCCGCGTTCTCGGAGGGGCATCTGCTCGGCACCGACCCCAACGGCAACGACGTCTGGTCGCGCATCCTTTACGGTGGGCGGTCCTCTTTGGTCGTCGGTGTCGCCGTGAACGTGCTGGGGTTGCTGGTCGGTGGCACGTTGGGTGCGGTCAGTGCCCACGTCGGCGGGGTGCTGGACGCGATCATCATGCGGGTGCTCGACGTGCTGATCGCGTTCCCTTCGCTGGTGCTGACGCTGGCCGTGGCGCAAAGCCTCGGGCCCAGCCAGACCAACACCATTTTCGCGCTGGCGTTCTTCTCGGTGCCCGCGTTCGCGAGGGTGGCCCGTGCCGCGACCCTGCGACTGCGGGAGCAGCCGTTCATGACCGCCGCGAGACTGTCGGGAACCAGTGGCTGGCGGATGCTGTTCCGGCACATCGCGCCCAACATCATCCCGCAACTGGTGACGTTCGCGATGCTCGGCATGGGCATCATCATCGTGATCGAGGGCGCGCTGAGCTTCCTCGGTCTCGGCATCCCCCCACCGGCACCGAGCTGGGGGAACATGATCTCCCAGGGGCAGCAGGCCCTGTCGGCCACGCCGATGCTGGTCGTGTGGCCGTCGGTGGTGCTGTTCCTCACGGTGCTGGCGTTCAACCTGCTCGGTGAGACCCTGCGTGCCCGTTGGAGCGGCCGATGA
- a CDS encoding ABC transporter permease produces the protein MTITEPVTDDAREAAPGVVARLAHSPSLRLIVRRLLAAVPIVLGVSILTFIVLSLIPGDAAQLLLGPEATPEQIATLNRQMGLDQPPVQRYLDWLGGAVTGDLGNSLVSGQPVTSELGARFAVTGELVGLAFVISLGLAVPVALLAAYKPNRLFDRISMFVSITGLAVANYVIALLLVLLFAVQFAFFPAIGFVPVSQGLGENLRAMLLPAVSIAFPLFCFYTRFLRGDLVDQLQGEDYIITARAKGIGPWQVLLRHAFRNSSFGLLTVVGLNLGTLIGATVIIEQIFALPGIGQLLLQAINTRDFVVVQACVVVFAVVAVLANLLTDLLYAVLDPRIRYGNS, from the coding sequence GTGACCATCACGGAACCGGTCACAGACGACGCCCGGGAAGCCGCCCCGGGCGTCGTCGCCCGCCTCGCGCACTCACCGAGCCTGCGGCTGATCGTCCGAAGGCTGCTCGCGGCCGTTCCGATCGTGCTCGGTGTCAGCATCCTGACGTTCATCGTGCTCAGCCTCATCCCCGGCGACGCGGCCCAGTTGCTGCTCGGCCCGGAGGCGACACCCGAGCAGATCGCGACGCTGAACAGGCAGATGGGGCTCGACCAACCCCCGGTGCAGCGCTACCTGGACTGGCTGGGTGGCGCGGTCACCGGCGACCTGGGCAACTCCTTGGTGAGCGGGCAACCGGTGACCAGTGAGCTCGGTGCGCGGTTCGCCGTCACCGGCGAGTTGGTGGGGCTGGCGTTCGTGATCTCGCTGGGGCTCGCGGTCCCGGTCGCGCTGCTCGCCGCGTACAAGCCGAACCGCTTGTTCGACCGCATCAGCATGTTCGTCAGCATCACGGGGCTCGCCGTGGCCAACTACGTGATCGCACTGCTGCTGGTGTTGTTGTTCGCGGTGCAGTTCGCGTTCTTCCCGGCTATCGGTTTCGTCCCCGTCAGTCAGGGTTTGGGCGAGAACCTGCGAGCGATGCTGTTGCCCGCGGTGTCGATCGCCTTCCCGCTGTTCTGCTTCTACACCCGTTTCCTGCGTGGTGACCTGGTCGACCAGTTGCAGGGCGAGGACTACATCATCACCGCGAGAGCGAAGGGCATCGGGCCGTGGCAGGTCCTGTTGCGGCACGCGTTCCGCAACTCCTCCTTCGGCCTGCTCACGGTGGTCGGCCTGAACCTTGGCACCCTGATCGGCGCCACTGTGATCATCGAGCAGATCTTCGCGTTGCCCGGCATCGGCCAGCTGCTGCTGCAGGCCATCAACACCCGTGACTTCGTGGTGGTGCAGGCGTGCGTGGTGGTGTTCGCGGTGGTGGCGGTGCTGGCAAACCTGTTGACGGACCTGCTCTACGCCGTGCTCGACCCGAGGATCCGCTATGGCAATAGTTGA
- a CDS encoding ABC transporter substrate-binding protein: MRIRIRQIIALVGVIFVVAACGGGPADTSAGSEGPPQRGGSLTVLLSSGFAGSWPSGLDPATNTTGGANLSHMNAIFGGLFKLVADDDGSNARVEPEMAESYEFSDGGKTLKITIRDGIKFSDGTPYNAEAVAFNWKRDLESTCTCAPRWPLAENGGITTEGDNTVVLKFTQPYAAVINSIVVSNANWIASPTALEKMGEDKFKIKPVGAGPFKVVSNRLSSELRLTRNENYFKDGQPYLDELIIKSVGGDQPAYQAILAGQAHVYEGMVTTPLIEQAKGNAQVTVTQQPATSPYLVQLNTSRAPFDNQKAREAIYYATNAEAISKGLFKGAYPAAQTFTGPGGLFHQDTVPGYRTYDPEKAKQLVKELGGLTVNLGTIKQYVAEQVMTALQSQWEEVGIKTTIESHELNALIGNFNSGKWEAMLQTAGAWDPAAGVGVSFRFDSEAPFSGVHDKDLDKLLDDAAATIEPEQRGELYAEAGKLISDKAYAPYILAFAPANIAAKGVHGPGVDTKIPPVLVNTGILWDGVWMSK, encoded by the coding sequence GTGAGAATAAGAATTCGGCAGATCATCGCACTCGTGGGGGTGATTTTCGTCGTCGCCGCGTGCGGGGGTGGCCCGGCCGACACGAGTGCAGGGTCGGAGGGCCCACCGCAGCGGGGTGGCTCGCTCACCGTGCTGCTTTCGTCCGGTTTTGCCGGTTCCTGGCCCAGCGGCCTTGACCCGGCGACGAACACCACGGGTGGCGCGAACCTGAGCCACATGAACGCCATCTTCGGTGGCCTGTTCAAGCTCGTGGCGGACGACGACGGGAGCAATGCCCGTGTCGAGCCGGAGATGGCGGAGAGCTACGAGTTCTCCGACGGCGGAAAGACGCTCAAGATCACCATCCGTGATGGCATCAAGTTCAGTGACGGTACGCCGTACAACGCGGAGGCCGTGGCGTTCAACTGGAAACGTGACCTGGAATCGACCTGCACGTGTGCGCCACGCTGGCCGCTGGCCGAGAACGGTGGAATCACCACCGAAGGCGACAACACGGTGGTGCTGAAGTTCACGCAGCCCTACGCCGCAGTGATCAACTCCATTGTGGTCTCGAATGCGAACTGGATTGCTTCTCCGACTGCACTGGAGAAGATGGGCGAGGACAAGTTCAAGATCAAGCCGGTGGGTGCGGGGCCGTTCAAGGTTGTCAGTAACCGGTTGAGCTCCGAGCTGCGGCTGACCCGGAACGAGAACTACTTCAAGGACGGGCAGCCGTACCTGGACGAGCTGATCATCAAGTCGGTGGGCGGTGACCAGCCTGCGTACCAGGCGATTCTCGCCGGACAGGCACACGTCTACGAGGGCATGGTGACCACCCCGCTCATCGAGCAGGCAAAGGGCAACGCCCAGGTGACGGTGACCCAGCAGCCGGCCACCTCCCCGTACCTGGTGCAGCTGAACACTTCGCGGGCGCCGTTCGACAACCAGAAGGCACGCGAAGCGATCTACTACGCGACCAACGCGGAGGCCATCAGCAAGGGACTGTTCAAGGGCGCCTACCCCGCGGCCCAGACGTTCACAGGCCCCGGAGGCCTGTTCCACCAGGACACCGTCCCCGGCTACCGCACGTACGACCCGGAGAAGGCCAAGCAACTGGTCAAGGAACTGGGAGGGTTGACAGTCAACCTCGGCACGATCAAGCAGTACGTGGCCGAGCAGGTCATGACGGCCTTGCAGAGCCAGTGGGAAGAGGTCGGCATCAAGACCACGATCGAGTCGCACGAACTGAACGCTCTGATCGGGAACTTCAACTCCGGCAAGTGGGAGGCGATGTTGCAGACGGCAGGGGCGTGGGACCCGGCCGCGGGCGTCGGTGTGAGCTTCCGGTTCGACTCGGAGGCACCGTTCAGTGGTGTCCACGACAAGGACCTCGACAAGCTGCTCGACGACGCGGCGGCCACGATCGAGCCGGAGCAGCGCGGTGAGCTGTACGCCGAGGCAGGTAAGTTGATCAGTGACAAGGCGTACGCGCCTTACATCCTGGCCTTCGCTCCCGCGAACATCGCGGCGAAGGGTGTGCACGGTCCCGGCGTCGACACCAAGATCCCGCCGGTTCTGGTCAACACCGGAATCCTGTGGGACGGGGTGTGGATGAGCAAGTGA